DNA sequence from the Halobacterium sp. DL1 genome:
TATTCCGTATTAACGTGTTGCTTGATAGACGTGCTGGGTCTCACGACGCGCCAGGCGCCTCGGAGTGTAGGAGTGGTAGCACCGCGAGTAGCGAACGGGACGTCGAGAGGAAACGAGACGAACGAACTGAGTCGAGTGGACTCGCTGGGATTTGAACCCGGAGCCAGACGGACCGCTCACTCCGTTCGCGGTTGCGACTGGCAGGGGTTCAAATCTGTTCGTCCATTCTCGCTCGCAGAACTCGCTCCGATGGACTCGCTGGGATTTGAACCCAGGGCCTCTTCCTTGCGAAGGAAGCGATCTACCGCTGATCTACGAGCCCGATAAGTGGGGAACGCGTGTGACGCGCCGTCGCTCCGGGAACGCCGTCAGTCTTCGAGGACGATCTCGATGCTGACGTCGTTGGGAACCTGAATCCGCATCAGCTGGCGGAGCGCGCGTTCGTCCGCATCGATGTCGATGAGACGCTTGTGGACGCGCATCTCCCAGTGCTCCCACGTGGCAGTCCCTTCACCGTCGGGGGACTTCCGCGAGGGGACTTCCAGCGTCTTCGTCGGGAGCGGAACCGGACCGCTGAGCTTCACACCGGTCTTGTCCGCAATCTCCCGCACGTCGTCGCAGATGTTGTCGAGGTCGTCGGGATCGACGCCGGCGAGACGAACGCGTGCCTGCTGCATGGATTAGGCTTCGTTGACCTCGAGGACCTTGCCGGCGGCGATGGTCTGACCCATGTCGCGCACGGCGAAGGAGCCGAGCTCCGGAATCTCGGAGGACGGCTCGATGCTGAGGGGCTTTTGCGGGCGCACGGTGACGACCGCAGCGTCGCCCGACTGGATGAAGTCCGGGTTCTCCTCCTCGGTCTCGCCGGAGGACGGGTCCATTTTCCGGTCGATGGACTCGATGGTACACGCGACCTGCGCCGTGTGGGCGTGGAAGACCGGCGTGTAGCCAGCCGTGATGACCGACGGGTGCTGCATCACGACGATCTGGGCCGTGAACGTCTCGGCGACCTTCGGCGGGTCGTCCGCCGGACCACAGACGTCACCGCGACGGATGTCGTCCTTGCCGATGCCGCGGACGTTGAAGCCGACGTTGTCACCGGGCTCGGCCTTCGGCACCTCTTCGTGGTGCATCTCGATGGTCTTGACCTCGCCACCGACGTCCGAGGGCTGGAAGCTGACGTTGTCGCCGATGTTCATGACACCGGTCTCGATACGTCCGACGGGGACGGTACCGATGCCGGAGATGGTGTAGACGTCCTGGATCGGGAGGCGCAGCGGCGCGTCCGTCGGCGGCTGCGGCTCCGGCAGGCTGTTGAGTGCCTCGAGGAGCGTCTCGCCGTCGTACCACGGCGTGTTCTCCGAGTGCTCGGAGACGTTGTCGCCCTCGAAGGCGGACGTCGGGATGAACGACGCGTTGTCCGTGTTGAAGCCGACCTGACCGAACAGGTCCTTCACGTCATCGACGACCGCGTTGTACTTGCTCTCGTCGTAGTCGACGAGGTCCATCTTGTTGACGGCGACGATGAGCTCGTCGATGCCGAGGGTCCGCGAGAGGAACACGTGCTCGCGGGTCTGGGGCGCCACACCGTCGTCTGCGGCGACGACGAGGACGGCGTTGTCCGCCTGGGACGCGCCCGTAATCATGTTCTTGACGAAGTCGCGGTGGCCAGGACAGTCGACGATAGTGAACTCGTACTCGTCGGTGCTGAACTCCTGGTGGGCGATGTCGATGGTGACACCGCGCTCTCGCTCCTCGGCGAGGTTGTCCATGACGTAGGCGAACTCGAAGCCACCCTTGCCCTTCTCCTCGGCTTCTTCCTTGTGCTGTTCGATGACGTGCTCGGGTACGCTCCCCGTCTCGTAGAGGAGGCGCCCGACCATCGTGCTCTTCCCGTGGTCGACGTGGCCGATGACGGCCAGGTTCTGGTGTCGTTGGTCGCTCATGGTCTAATATCGCGCGAAAGGCGCGCTCTGTGGGAGTTATTCGCCACTTCGCATTAAAACCATTTCGGTACGCCCTCAGCCCCGTCCCGCCGCCTTCTGGTGGTTTGTGGGAACCTACCACACGGTCGGCGTCAGTCGAGGCGACGGACGTCCGCGAGCACTGCGGTCGCCGTCTCGGGCCCCCCCGCCCCTCGTCCGGAGATGTTCAGCCGGCCCGCGTGCTTGGTCTCCAGCTGGACGATGTTCATCGTCCCGGACACCGCGAGCGCGTCGTTCTCGGGGACGAGCCGCGGCCCGACGCGGGCGCCGTCGGCGGTCACCTCGCCGATGAGCCGGACGGTCCGGCCGTCCTCCGCGGCGAGTTCCAGCGCCGACGGCGGCACGTTCGTGATGCCCTCGACGTCGACGTCCTCCAGCGCGTAGCCGCCGCCGTGGATGACGTTGGCGAGGATGGCGCACTTCAGCGCGGCGTCGGTTCCCTCCACGTCGAAGGTGGGGTCGGCCTCCGCGACGCCGAGGTCCTGGGCCTCCGCGAGCACGTGCTCGTAGGACGGACCCTCGGCGGCCATCCGCGTGAGGATGAAGTTCGCCGTGCCGTTGAGCACGCCGCGGGCCGCGGTCACTCGCTCCGGGCCGACGCCGTCGATGGTCGAGAGCGCCGGGATGGCGCCGGCCACCGTCGCCTCGAAGCGAACCTCGCCGTCGCTGTCGCGTTCGAGTGCTCGCACGTCGTCGTAGCGCTCGGCGACTGGCCCCTTGTTCGCGAGCACGACGTGGCGGTCGGCCTCGAGCGCCGCCCGCACGTGGCCGAACCCTGGCTCCGCGTCCCCGAGCGTCGTCGGCGTCGCCTCGACGAGCACGTCGTAGTCGGCGTTCAGCGCGTCTTCGGGAGCCGCGTCGCCGACAGTACCTGCCTCGTTCTTCCGTTCGAGTGCGGCCGCGACGTCGACGCCGGACTCGTCGACGACCGCGCTCGTCGAGTCCGCGAGTGCCACGACTGAGTGGCCGTACTCTCCCGCCAGTTCGGCAACGGAGCGACCCACGTCGCCCGCACCGAGGATGGCGAGTCTCACAGTTCACCCACGAGCGGTTCGACGACCGAGAGGTCCTTCTCCGTGGCGATGCTCCGCACCGTCTCCAGGGTCTGCGCCGCGCTCCCCGACTGGACGGCGAGGCGGAGTCGCGCGCTCGAGATTCCCTCCGTCCCCTCCTCGTCGGTGAGTGAGAGGTCCGCGACCGAGGCGCTCGAACAGGCCTCCAGCCGCGACAGCGTGTCCGAGAGGTCGGTGTCCACGAGGTCGCCGACCAGCAGGACGGTGATGGCCTCGCCGTACCGCTCGGCGTCCGCCGCAATGACCGCCACGCCGGCGTCCCGCAGCGCCGCCACGATCTGCTCGAAGCGGTGGGGCGCACACTCGAGGTCGACCTCCACCGGGATGTGTCCGCGGGGCGTCAGCGACCCGCGCTCGTGGAATATCGACAGCAGGTTGCCGCCGTTGTTCGCGATGGGTTCGAGGGCGCGCAACAACTCCCCGGGCTCGTCGACGAGCTCGAGTCGGAGCGTGTGTGCGCGGTCGCCCGTCTCGCTCACGGCGACCACCCGGGTGCAGACGGTGCGCGGATTGTTGTCGGCTGTGAGCGTGAACGCTGTCGCTCCGTGCCGATTCCACGCGTGACGCGTCTGCCTGCGTGCATGCTACGTTGTGGGGGGTCTCGTCGGTATAAGCCTTCGGCCCGGACAATTCCTACCGCTGTTGGCCAGACCGCACAGGATGTACGACCGGGGATAGCATACTCGCCCGGCAGGGCGAGTTTCACCCGCGCGAACGAAGTGAGCGCGGGGACGTTTTTAGCGTAGCTTTTTGCGAGGAGCGGTGCGCGAGCGAAGCGAGCGCACCCGACGAAGTAAAAAGGTACTTAGAAGTAGTCGATGCTCGGCGGGAGTTCCGTCTTCATCCCCTTGCGAACGCGGATCTCGTTGATGATCTCCGGCTGGAGGTTGTCGGCCATGACGCGGAAGCCGGCGTTCTCCGTGTTCCAGGAGGCGCGGCCCTCGGTGGCCGAGCGGATGTCACTGGAGAAGCCGATCATCTCCTCGACGGGCGCGATGCCCTCGACGACCATGAGGTCGCCCTCCTGGTACATGTCGTCGACGCGGCCGCGGCGACCCTGCACCTCGCCGGAGGCGGCGCCCATGTGCTCGGACGGGACGTCGATGCGGACGTCCTGAATCGGCTCGAGGAGGCGAATCTGGGCGTCGATGAGCGAGCGGTGTGCGGCGTCGCGGACCGCCGGGATGATCTGGGCGGGACCACGGTGGATGGCGTCCTCGTGGAGGCGCGCGTCGTGGAGTCGGATGAGCGCGCCCTCGACGGGTTCGGCGGCGAGCGGGCCGTCCTCGAGGGAGTCCTCGAGCCCCTCGACGACGAGTTCCATCGTCTCGTTGAGGTGCTGGATACCTTTCGTGTCGTCAATGAAGATGTTGCGGCCGATGATGTTCTCGACGTTCTGGGAGGTGTCCTTGTCCATGCCGGCGTCCTGCAGGACTTCGCGGCGCTCCTGCTCGGGCATGTCCATCGATACCTCGCCGAGGCGGAGCTGCTCGAGCACCTCGTCGCTGAGCGGCGTAACGGTGAGGTAGAACTTGTTGTGGCGGTTCGGGGAGACGCCCTCGACCTCGCGGGAGTCCTGGGTGGGCATCTCGCGGTAGACGACGATGGGTTCACCGGTCGTCACGGGGATGCCCTGGTTGCGCTCGATGCGCTGGGTCTGGACCTCGAGGTGGAGTTCGCCCTGCCCGGAGATGAGGTGCTCGCCCGTGTCCTCGTTGATCTCGATGGAGATGGTGGGGTCCTCCTTGGAGACTTGTCGGAGCGTCTCGATGAGCTTCGGCAGGTCGTCCATGTTCTGCGCCTCGATGGACTTCGTGATGACCGGCTCGGAGATGTGCTCGATGGACTCGAACGCGGTCATCTCGACGCTGGAGACGGTGGAGCCCGCGATGGCGTCCTTCAGGCCGGTGACGGCGGCGATGTTACCGGCGGGGACGTGCTCGACCTCCTCGCGCTCGCCACCCATGTAGATGCCGACGCTCTGCACGCGGTTCTTGCCCGCGGTGCCGGAGACGTAGAGCTCCTGGCCCTTCTCGATGGTGCCGGAGAACACGCGGCCCGCAGCGATCTCGCCGGCGTGCGGGTCCATCATGATGTCCGTGACCATCAGCACGACCTCGCCGTCCTCGTCGACGAGACGCATCGTGTCGGCGAGTTCGGAGTCCGCGTCGCCGCGCCAGATGCGCGGGATACGACGGGGCTGGGCGTCGATGGGGTTCGGGAAGTGCTCGGCGACCATGTCGAGCACGACGTCCGAGAGCGGCGTCTGCTCGTGGAGTTCCTGGCGCTTGTCGGCGCGCTCGAGGTCGATGATGTCGCCGAAGTCCATGCCGGTCCGCTGCATCGAGGGCATCGAGACGCCCCACTTGTACAGCGCGGAGCCGAACGCGACGGTGCCCTCCTCGACGGAGACTGTCCAGTCCTCGACGTCGTCCATCTCCTCGGTCATGCCGCGGATGAGCTCGTTGACGTCCGAGATGACGGAGAGGAGCCGCTCCTGCATCTCCTCGGGCCCCTCCTGGAGCTCGGAGATGAGGCGGTCGACCTTGTTGATGAACAGCGCGGGCTTGACGCCCTCGCGGAGCGCCTGCCGCACGACCGTCTCCGTCTGGGGCATCGCGCCCTCGACGGCGTCGACGACGACGAGCGCGCCGTCGACGGCGCGCATCGCGCGGGTCACGTCGCCGCCGAAGTCGACGTGGCCCGGCGTGTCGATGAGGTTGATGAGGTGGTCGGTGTCCTGGTACTCGTGGGTCATGGAGACGTTCGCGGCGTCGATGGTGATGCCGCGTTCCTGCTCGTCCTCCTCGGTGTCCATGGCCAGCTGCTCGCCGGCGGTGTCCTCGGAGATCATGCCGGCACCGGCCAGCAGGTTGTCCGTGAGCGTCGTCTTGCCGTGGTCGACGTGCGCGGCGATGGCGATGTTCCGAATCTGCTCGGGTTCGTCCATCAGCCGTTCGCACTGTTCGACAATCTTCTTGCGTCGGCCCATTGGGAAATCATACTGCCAGCGGGTTCAAAAGGGTAGTGTTTTGCTCGGACCACGGTACGGCGGGACACGGCCCGTAGCCGGCGATTCGTCGGGTTCGAACTGACAGCTCTGGTGGCGTATCCGGCGACCCCCGAGCGGCGCGGACCGGCGTAAGAGTCTTTGCCGCGAGCGACCTGGCAAACAGTATCATGGAGTTGCGAGTCACCGGTAGCGGCCCGCCAGCCCCCTTTCTCGGCGCCCGGGACGTCTTCGAGACGGCCCACGACCTCGAGAAACCAGTCACCGTCCGCGTGCGGGAGAACCCCGACGAGCGCACGTGGGCCGGCCACTACGACGACCACCACGTCCTGAACATCTCTCGGCAGGCGGCGACCAGCGCGATGGCCCGCGAGCTCGCCCTCCACGAGTTCGCCCACATGCACTGCTACGAGCACGAGCACCCCAGCCACGTGCTCTCGATGGACGAGGTGCTGTTCCTCGCGCTCACGGGTCGGGAGGTCGAGCGGCGCGTCCTCACCCACTGCTACCAGATCGCCAACCACGTGAAGGACATCTACGCCGACGACATCACCCTCTCCGTCGGCCCGACGGACAAACTCGTCTCGTTCTTGGAGTCGGAACTCGCGGCCGCCGTCTCGGACCGCCCAGTCGCCGGCCCGCAGACGGGACAGCGCCTTACCGCGGGCGCCGACCCTTCAATGACCGCGGTGAACGCGGCGTTCGCGCTCGCACTCCTGGAGCGCAACGGCGCCATCGACGACGCCCACCGCATCTACGACCTCGCGCACGCGGCCGCCGAGGACGCCCCCGAAATAGAGTTCGAGGCGTTCCGCGACCGCTTCGCCACCCTCGGCGACGACCCCGACGAGAGCGAGTGCCGCCGCGGTCTCGTGGACACTATCCGCAGCTACGTCGACGCCCAGGAGACGACCGCCGGTCCCGCGGCCGACTAGGCGACGATGCGAACGAGCCGGTCGTCTCCCTTCTTCGGATACCCCTCCTTCGCGCGACCGTCCCGGTTCGACGTCGTCGCGTAGAGCGCCCCGTCCGGTCCCTCGACCACGCAGCGCACCCGCCCGAGCGAGCCGAGCGTCTGCCAGGCCGTCGCGCCGAAGTCGGCGTCCAGCCAGTCGCCCTCGAAGCGCTGGCCGTCCCCGGTCGGGGGCCGCGTCTCCCCGTCAGGCGTGAGGGAGACGACGCCGACCCGTTGGGCGATGAGCTGGCCGAACACCAGGCAGTTCCGCCAGGACGGAACCGCGTCGCCCGTGTAGAAGGTCCCGCCGGTCGGCGCCCACGAGTTCTCGAGGCCGGTGTTCAGCGCAGGCCTGCTCATCTCGGGGTTCGCTCGGTACCCCTCTGGCCGACGCACGTCCGGCCAGCCGTAGTTTCCGCCGGCCTCGAGGACGCTCACCTCGTCGAGGCCGTTCGGCCCGTGCTCGGTGACGACCGGCGTGGCGTCGGGGAGCCACGTGATGCACTGCGGGTTGCGGTGGCCGAGCGTGTAGACGCGGTCGTCCCAGCCGTCGTGGCGCGGGTTGTCCTCGGCCGGGGCGCCCGTCGCCTGGACGCGGAGCACCTTCCCCGCGAGCGACTGGGGGTCCTGTGCGTCCGCCTTCGTCGCGGCGTCGCCGGTCGTGACCCAGAGGTGGTTGTCGGGACCGAACACGATGCGGCCGCCGTTGTGGGCCTCGGCGGCCGGGATACCCCTGACGACTATCTCTCGCGTGCTCGCGGGGTCGTCGGCGGTGGCGTCGAAGCGCGCGACCCGGTTCTCCCAGTCGTCCTCGTTGCCGGCGGTGTAGTAGACGTAGAGCCACCCGGGGTTGGGGTAGTTCGGGTGGACGGCGACGCCGAGCGTGCCGCCCTCGCCGCCCGCGACCCACCACGTCTCCCAGTACGGCTTGTCGTCGGGTTCGTCGTCGACGGCACTCACGTCGATGGCGTCCTCGGGTGCCGCGACCGTCGAGAGCGTGTCGCCGTCGAAGCGCCGAACGCGGCCGACGCGCTCGGTGAGAAACAGCGTGCCGTCGGGAGCGAAGGAGACGTCCCAGGGCACTTCCAGTCCCGTGAGCACGTCCTCGGTCCGCACGTCGGTGTCGGGCGCGTCGGTCGGCGCGGTCCAGTCGGGGTCGTAGTTCGTCCACGCGGTTGCGTCGTGTGCCAGGTCGTCGTCGGGGCGGCTCTGCCCGGCGAGACAGCCGGCGACTCCAGCGGCGGCGATGGTGGCGGTGGTGGCGAGGAACCGGCGGCGCGAGTCGTCCATGCGGCTTAGATTTTAGGCCGCCCTAAAATCACTATCGGAACGGTGTGGCCACGCGCAGGGCTAGCGCTGGTCGCTCGGAGAACGTCAGAGAGTAGAAACCGGGTTAGCGCGCTGCCGCAGCGACGCGTTCCTTCTCCTCTTTCTGGCCCACTGCGTACGTCTGCACGTCGTAGTCGGCCGCGCCGATGAGCTGGTTCGCCAGCGCTTCGGCGGCGTCCGTCGGCGTCTTGAACGACGACGAGTGTGCACCGTCGGCGATGAACTTCAGGGCCTGGTCGACGCGGCGCTGGGGCGCGACGTCGACGGCCTGCGGGACCGAGATGCCGCCGTACTTCAGGCGGACGGTCTCCTCGCGGGGCGCCGAGTTCTCGACGGCGCGCACGAGCACCTGCACCGGATTCTCGTCCGTACGCTCGTGGACGATATCGAAGGCGTCGCGGACGATCTGCAGGGCCTGCTGTTTCTTCCCGGCGTTCTGGCCGGTCTTCATCAGGCGGTTCGCGAGCCGCTCGACGACGCTGATCTCGCTCTTCTTGAACTGCTTGGACGCGTGGCGCCCCATCGTGTGGGCGAC
Encoded proteins:
- a CDS encoding amino acid-binding protein, with the protein product MVAVSETGDRAHTLRLELVDEPGELLRALEPIANNGGNLLSIFHERGSLTPRGHIPVEVDLECAPHRFEQIVAALRDAGVAVIAADAERYGEAITVLLVGDLVDTDLSDTLSRLEACSSASVADLSLTDEEGTEGISSARLRLAVQSGSAAQTLETVRSIATEKDLSVVEPLVGEL
- the tuf gene encoding elongation factor 1-alpha (EF-1-alpha; EF-Tu; promotes GTP-dependent binding of aminoacyl-tRNA to the A-site of ribosomes during protein biosynthesis; when the tRNA anticodon matches the mRNA codon, GTP hydrolysis results; the inactive EF-1-alpha-GDP leaves the ribosome and GDP/GTP exchange is promoted by EF-1-beta), with protein sequence MSDQRHQNLAVIGHVDHGKSTMVGRLLYETGSVPEHVIEQHKEEAEEKGKGGFEFAYVMDNLAEERERGVTIDIAHQEFSTDEYEFTIVDCPGHRDFVKNMITGASQADNAVLVVAADDGVAPQTREHVFLSRTLGIDELIVAVNKMDLVDYDESKYNAVVDDVKDLFGQVGFNTDNASFIPTSAFEGDNVSEHSENTPWYDGETLLEALNSLPEPQPPTDAPLRLPIQDVYTISGIGTVPVGRIETGVMNIGDNVSFQPSDVGGEVKTIEMHHEEVPKAEPGDNVGFNVRGIGKDDIRRGDVCGPADDPPKVAETFTAQIVVMQHPSVITAGYTPVFHAHTAQVACTIESIDRKMDPSSGETEEENPDFIQSGDAAVVTVRPQKPLSIEPSSEIPELGSFAVRDMGQTIAAGKVLEVNEA
- the rps10p gene encoding 30S ribosomal protein S10 (involved in binding tRNA to the ribosome); protein product: MQQARVRLAGVDPDDLDNICDDVREIADKTGVKLSGPVPLPTKTLEVPSRKSPDGEGTATWEHWEMRVHKRLIDIDADERALRQLMRIQVPNDVSIEIVLED
- a CDS encoding 30S ribosomal protein S7 → MSEEAAPEPDAPGSTDDEDVNAKLFGKWDVTGITYEDPSTRRYLAATPVAHTMGRHASKQFKKSEISVVERLANRLMKTGQNAGKKQQALQIVRDAFDIVHERTDENPVQVLVRAVENSAPREETVRLKYGGISVPQAVDVAPQRRVDQALKFIADGAHSSSFKTPTDAAEALANQLIGAADYDVQTYAVGQKEEKERVAAAAR
- a CDS encoding glucose/sorbosone dehydrogenase yields the protein MDDSRRRFLATTATIAAAGVAGCLAGQSRPDDDLAHDATAWTNYDPDWTAPTDAPDTDVRTEDVLTGLEVPWDVSFAPDGTLFLTERVGRVRRFDGDTLSTVAAPEDAIDVSAVDDEPDDKPYWETWWVAGGEGGTLGVAVHPNYPNPGWLYVYYTAGNEDDWENRVARFDATADDPASTREIVVRGIPAAEAHNGGRIVFGPDNHLWVTTGDAATKADAQDPQSLAGKVLRVQATGAPAEDNPRHDGWDDRVYTLGHRNPQCITWLPDATPVVTEHGPNGLDEVSVLEAGGNYGWPDVRRPEGYRANPEMSRPALNTGLENSWAPTGGTFYTGDAVPSWRNCLVFGQLIAQRVGVVSLTPDGETRPPTGDGQRFEGDWLDADFGATAWQTLGSLGRVRCVVEGPDGALYATTSNRDGRAKEGYPKKGDDRLVRIVA
- the fusA gene encoding elongation factor EF-2 (EF-2; EF-G; promotes GTP-dependent translocation of the ribosome during translation), coding for MGRRKKIVEQCERLMDEPEQIRNIAIAAHVDHGKTTLTDNLLAGAGMISEDTAGEQLAMDTEEDEQERGITIDAANVSMTHEYQDTDHLINLIDTPGHVDFGGDVTRAMRAVDGALVVVDAVEGAMPQTETVVRQALREGVKPALFINKVDRLISELQEGPEEMQERLLSVISDVNELIRGMTEEMDDVEDWTVSVEEGTVAFGSALYKWGVSMPSMQRTGMDFGDIIDLERADKRQELHEQTPLSDVVLDMVAEHFPNPIDAQPRRIPRIWRGDADSELADTMRLVDEDGEVVLMVTDIMMDPHAGEIAAGRVFSGTIEKGQELYVSGTAGKNRVQSVGIYMGGEREEVEHVPAGNIAAVTGLKDAIAGSTVSSVEMTAFESIEHISEPVITKSIEAQNMDDLPKLIETLRQVSKEDPTISIEINEDTGEHLISGQGELHLEVQTQRIERNQGIPVTTGEPIVVYREMPTQDSREVEGVSPNRHNKFYLTVTPLSDEVLEQLRLGEVSMDMPEQERREVLQDAGMDKDTSQNVENIIGRNIFIDDTKGIQHLNETMELVVEGLEDSLEDGPLAAEPVEGALIRLHDARLHEDAIHRGPAQIIPAVRDAAHRSLIDAQIRLLEPIQDVRIDVPSEHMGAASGEVQGRRGRVDDMYQEGDLMVVEGIAPVEEMIGFSSDIRSATEGRASWNTENAGFRVMADNLQPEIINEIRVRKGMKTELPPSIDYF
- a CDS encoding homoserine dehydrogenase, coding for MRLAILGAGDVGRSVAELAGEYGHSVVALADSTSAVVDESGVDVAAALERKNEAGTVGDAAPEDALNADYDVLVEATPTTLGDAEPGFGHVRAALEADRHVVLANKGPVAERYDDVRALERDSDGEVRFEATVAGAIPALSTIDGVGPERVTAARGVLNGTANFILTRMAAEGPSYEHVLAEAQDLGVAEADPTFDVEGTDAALKCAILANVIHGGGYALEDVDVEGITNVPPSALELAAEDGRTVRLIGEVTADGARVGPRLVPENDALAVSGTMNIVQLETKHAGRLNISGRGAGGPETATAVLADVRRLD